The proteins below come from a single Oxyura jamaicensis isolate SHBP4307 breed ruddy duck chromosome 1, BPBGC_Ojam_1.0, whole genome shotgun sequence genomic window:
- the LOC118160301 gene encoding ovostatin-like, which translates to MWSRILLSIFCLNWIATVSSELQYVLLVPTVVRSDSPQTACVQFHSLSEPLSLSIVLEYNNIQTTLFEEFVTKNDFFKCCEFKVPPAGSDPLAFISFSAKGSTVHLAERRSVAIENVDNTLFIQTDKPIYKPGQKVMFRVVSLDSQFRPVQETYPRIIIEDPEQNQILQWLDVTSTHGIVQLSFPLIQEPILGSYHIIVEKKSGDKEYHFFTVEEYVLPKFEVTTSVPRRISFFDEEIRVNVCASYTYGQPVQGNARINVCQERFYNPRCKQSQKPTCEAVTGLLGKDGCLSTVISTKTFQLYRSYARMYARLNVETIITENGTGIQIKDYDYVAVNQENDRVMFRNMDLYYKRGIPYFGEISVTNMDDKPLANRIVILEVNGVYHANYTTDKNGIAAFSINTSDFFDPSFKLRARQAPDDCADFLMWRNDNEPQALFFVRRFYSRTNSFVRIEPVEEKLSCGQQRKINIHYVLNRKGYKNANHTTFYYVVTAKGKIVLSGQKQVSISHAPRGTFSITLTVSEKLAPSARLLLYTVHPHGEIVADSSWIRSDICFKNKLRLKFSEKQGLPGSNISLHLEAAANSYCALRAVDQSVFLLQPERQLSAESVYYRLRLSDLYGYYYNGLNLQDDKTQECTPVKTTFFDGLYYEPVNVSHDGDAYKIFRDMGLKVFTNSVLRKPILCNEDRSDQGEDRILEHGVGGGAYGSDESRITAGGLVNTVRKYFPETWIWDLIHTDSSGQANVFYTIPDTITEWKASAFCLQNDVGFGISSPVSLIAFQPFFVDLTLPYSVIRGEKFNLIANIFNYLDKCIQVSAILSESSDYKAEVLSPEGNTARVCANERKTYIWAVTPLSLGEVKFTITAEAKLDTRDAGTNKSSEERTIRRDTLIQTLQVEPEGIKKELTQSSLVCTKGKTVSEPVSLNLPRNLVEGSARAYFSVIGDILGTALRNMENLLHMPYGCGEQNMALFTPNIYALDYLNKTGQLTEEIRAKGTGYLITGYQKQLSYKHRDGSYSSFGTRDGEGSVWLTAFVYKSFAQAKRYIYIDNNVQSQALIWLASKQKSDGCFENVGSHFNNALKGGKEGEYSLTAYVVAALLEAGHSVEHPVVHSGMNCLETAFSNGIHNLYNQALFAYVYGLADKQEKSKFFLEKLDKRATRDGSSVHWQRENKPPAEHYPYFYYRAPSAEIEMTSYVLLALLNKAELTPDDLSYISRIVYWLVKQQNPYGGFSSSQDTVVALQALAKYGYLTFSKESYNTVKVSFMQFPSKAFQVNDKNRFLLQQASLPTLPGNYSIDVNGTGCVYLQTTLRYNVYLPNEVAGFSLSVQTANVSCTNNFPPKFDLVISASYTGNRRVSNMAIIDVKMLSGFVPDRSSLKKLQYQDSVVDHVDIKNNHIFFYLQKLSQKTISFSFSVEQSLPVSNIKPAPVHIYDYYETDEYALAEYQTPCSASSN; encoded by the exons ATGTGGTCAAGGATACTTCTcagtattttctgcttgaaCTGGATTGCCACAGTATCTTCTGAACT TCAGTATGTGCTGCTGGTACCAACAGTAGTGAGGAGTGACTCTCCACAGACTGCCTGTGTACAGTTCCACAGCCTCAGTGAGCCTTTGTCCCTGAGCATTGTCCTGGAATACAATAACATCCAGACAACACTCTTTGAGGAGTTTGTAACAAAGAATGATTTCTTCAAGTGTTGCGAGTTCAAG gtTCCTCCTGCTGGTTCTGACCCCTTggcattcatttctttctctgccaaaGGCTCCACAGTCCACTTAGCTGAGAGAAGATCAGTGGCAATCGAGAATGTGGATAACACTCTCTTCATCCAGACGGACAAACCCATCTACAAACCAGGACAAAAAG tgatgtttCGTGTGGTCAGTTTGGATAGCCAGTTCAGACCTGTTCAGGAGACA taTCCCCGAATCATCATTGAG GACCCAGAGCAAAACCAGATTCTGCAGTGGTTGGATGTAACATCTACACATGGCATTGTCCAGCTTTCCTTCCCATTAATCCAGGAGCCAATCCTGGGGTCCTACCACATCATTGTGGAGAAGAAGTCAGGGGATAAAGAGTACCACTTCTTCACAGTGGAGGAATATG TGCTGCCGAAGTTTGAAGTGACAACTAGTGTGCCTAGGAGGATCTCTTTCTTTGATGAAGAAATCAGGGTGAATGTTTGTGCATC GTACACTTATGGCCAGCCAGTGCAGGGGAATGCCCGAATCAATGTGTGTCAGGAACGCTTTTATAACCCACGATGTAAGCAAAGCCAGAAACCAACCTGTGAAGCTGTCACCGGACTG CTTGGGAAGGATGGTTGTCTCAGCACTGTCATCTCCACCAAAACTTTCCAGCTCTACCGGAGCTATGCCAGGATGTATGCCAGGCTCAATGTAGAAACCATCATCACTGAAAATGGGACAG GTATCCAGATAAAAGACTATGACTATGTTGCAGTCAACCAGGAAAATGACAGAGTGATGTTCAGGAATATGGATCTTTATTACAAGAGGGGAATTCCTTACTTTGGTGAG ATCAGTGTGACAAATATGGATGACAAGCCTCTTGCCAATAGGATAGTCATCCTGGAGGTCAATGGAGTATACCATGCCAACTATACCACTGACAAGAATGGCATTGCTGCCTTTTCCATCAACACGTCTGACTTCTTTGATCCCAGTTTTAAGCTGAGA GCCAGGCAGGCACCAGATGACTGTGCAGACTTCCTGATGTGGAGAAATGACAATGAACCCCAAGCCTTGTTCTTTGTCCGTCGCTTCTACTCGCGGACCAACAGCTTTGTGAGAATTGAGCCAGTGGAGGAGAAACTAAGCTGTGGCCAGCAGAGAAAGATCAACATTCACTATGTCCTGAACAGAAAAGGGTATAAGAATGCCAACCACACAACCTTCTACTATGTG gtaacagcaaaaggaaaaattgttcTCAGTGGCCAAAAGCAAGTCAGCATCTCTCATG CTCCCAGAGGTACATTCTCCATTACATTGACTGTCAGTGAGAAGCTTGCCCCCAGTGCCAGACTGTTGCTCTACACAGTGCATCCTCATGGGGAGATAGTGGCTGACAGCTCCTGGATACGCAGTGATATATGCTTCAAGAACAAG CTCCGGCTCAAATTCTCTGAGAAGCAGGGTCTCCCAGGCTCTAACATCAGTCTCCACCTTGAAGCTGCTGCCAACTCCTACTGTGCTCTGAGAGCTGTCGATCAGAGtgtctttcttcttcagccTGAGCGACAGTTATCTGCTGAGAGC GTGTACTACCGGCTTCGTTTGAGTGATTTGTATGGCTATTACTACAATGGACTCAACCTGCAAGATGACAAGACCCAGGAGTGTACCCCAGTCAAAACCACCTTTTTTGATGGCTTGTACTACGAACCTGTCAATGTCAGTCATGATGGTGATGCCTACAAGATTTTCAGG GATATGGGCCTGAAGGTTTTCACCAACTCTGTGCTGCGGAAGCCAATTCTGTGCAATGAAGACAGGTCAGATCAAGGAGAAGACCGTATCTTAGAACATGGTGTCGGTGGCGGTGCCTATGGCTCAG ATGAGTCAAGGATTACTGCTGGTGGCCTTGTTAACACTGTTCGGAAATACTTCCCTGAGACATGGATTTGGGATCTGATTCATACTGA tTCCAGTGGACAGGCTAATGTCTTTTACACCATTCCTGACACTATCACAGAATGGAAGGCCAGtgctttctgtttgcagaatgATGTTGGGTTTGGCATCTCCTCACCTGTTTCACTGATAGCATTCCAACCATTCTTTGTGGATCTCACCTTGCCATACTCTGTCATTCGAGGggaaaaatttaatttaatagcCAACATCTTCAATTACCTCGACAAATGCATCCAG GTCAGTGCCATACTGTCAGAGTCGAGTGATTACAAGGCAGAAGTCCTTTCACCAGAGGGAAACACAGCAAGGGTGTGTGccaatgaaagaaaaacctaTATTTGGGCTGTTACCCCCCTCAGTCTTG GTGAGGTGAAATTCACAATTACTGCTGAGGCCAAATTGGATACTAGGGATGCCGGAACGAACAAATCCTCAGAAGAGAGGACAATTCGCAGGGACACCCTGATTCAAACATTACAAGTTGAG CCTGAAGGTATCAAAAAAGAATTGACTCAGAGCTCCCTAGTTTGCACAAAAG GCAAAACAGTTTCTGAACCAGTGTCTCTCAACCTGCCAAGAAACCTGGTAGAGGGATCAGCTAGAGCTTATTTCTCTGTCATCG GAGACATCTTGGGCACAGCCCTGAGGAATATGGAAAACCTCCTCCATATGCCTTATGGCTGTGGAGAACAGAACATGGCCTTGTTCACACCCAACATCTATGCCCTTGATTATCTGAATAAAACTGGGCAGCTGACTGAAGAGATTAGAGCCAAGGGTACTGGTTATTTAATTACAG GCTACCAAAAGCAGCTATCATACAAACACCGGGATGGATCCTACAGCTCCTTTGGGACACGAGATGGGGAAGGGAGTGTGTG GCTCACTGCCTTTGTGTACAAGTCATTTGCACAAGCCAAACGATACATCTACATCGACAACAATGTCCAGTCACAAGCTTTGATCTGGCTGGCAAGCAAGCAGAAATCAGAtggctgttttgaaaatgttgggTCACATTTCAACAATGCTTTGAAG GGTGGAAAAGAAGGTGAATACTCACTCACAGCATACGTTGTGGCAGCATTGCTGGAGGCTGGACACTCTGTTGAG CATCCTGTGGTTCACAGTGGCATGAACTGTTTGGAGACTGCATTTAGCAATGGGATCCACAACCTGTACAACCAGGCCCTCTTTGCCTATGTTTATGGCTTAGCTGACAAGCAGGAGAAATCCAAATTTTTCCTTGAGAAGTTGGATAAAAGAGCTACGAGAGATG gtAGTTCAGTTCACtggcagagagaaaataagccACCAGCAGAACATTACCCCTACTTCTATTACCGTGCCCCTTCTGCTGAGATTGAAATGACCAGCTATGTGCTGCTGGCATTGCTCAACAAAGCCGAACTCACTCCAGATGACTTATCATACATTTCTCGCATCGTGTACTGGCTTGTCAAACAACAGAACCCATATGGAGGTTTCTCATCCAGCCAG GACACTGTTGTTGCTCTCCAAGCTTTAGCCAAGTATGGATACCTGACCTTCTCTAAGGAAAGCTATAACACAGTCAAAGTCAGCTTCATGCAATTCCCCAGTAAGGCATTCCAGGTGAATGACAAGAACCGCTTCTTACTGCAACAGGCTTCCTTACCCACTCTTCCAGGGAATTACAGCATTGATGTGAATGGCACTGGCTGTGTCTATCTGCAG ACAACCTTGAGATACAACGTCTATCTACCAAACGAAGTTGcaggattttctctctctgtacaGACAGCCAATGTATCCTGCACAAACAACTTCCCACCAAAGTTTGACCTTGTCATCTCTGCCAG TTACACAGGGAACCGCCGTGTCTCCAACATGGCTATTATTGATGTGAAGATGCTCTCAGGTTTTGTTCCCGATAGATCTTCCCTGAAAAAG CTTCAGTACCAGGATTCTGTTGTGGATCACGTAGACATCAAGAACAACCACATCTTCTTTTACCTTCAGAAG CTCTCCCAGAAAACAATCAGCTTCTCCTTCAGTGTGGAGCAAAGCCTGCCTGTGTCAAACATCAAACCAGCACCAGTACATATTTATGATTACTATGAAACAG atgaATATGCCCTTGCAGAATACCAAACACCCTGCTCTGCATCTTCTAACTGA